A genomic segment from Takifugu rubripes chromosome 20, fTakRub1.2, whole genome shotgun sequence encodes:
- the tle2b gene encoding transducin-like enhancer protein 4 isoform X1 has translation MYPQGRHPVPLQPGQSFKFTVLETLDRIKEEFQFLQAQYHSLKLECEKLASEKTEMQRHYIMYYEMSYGLNIEMHKQAEIVKRLSAICAQIIPFLSQEHQQQVVQAVERAKQVTMAELNAIIGQQQLQHLSHHAPGIPLTPHPSGLSLGAGGSGLLALTGALGVSAHLASKDERNHLDPEHLREGAPSRSKSASSTDSQPAEERQGPSGGYSSQGGAEAKRRRCEDKEPLAPHSYDSDGDKSEDNLVVDVSNEEPNSPAGSPAHSPHGNGLDRAPGLRKEIPGSSKAGEAPSTPNPRSPTPGKAKDPSQMDKSQSPLSKSSTPSPSHREALTPGAPGPSTSCLRLVSKAASSADPLALRSPMSVPPGSYPAHFGVVSHAGLNGELASPGGFGGALTLSPQISAAANAYSRSPMVAYDSRSHLRAPGLSSSLPGSSGGKPAYSFHVSADGQMQPVPFPPDALLGPGIPRHARQIHSLNHGEVVCAVTISASARHVYTGGKGCVKVWDISQPGTKSPMAQLDCLNRDNYIRSCKILPDGRTLIVGGEASTLSIWDLATPTPRIKAELTSSAPACYALAISPDNKVCFSCCSDGNIVVWDLHNQTLVRQFQGHTDGASCIDISNDGTKLWTGGLDNTVRCWDLREGRQLQQHDFTSQIFSLGYCPTGEWLAVGMESSNVEVLHVSKPDKYQLHLHESCVLSLKFAYCGKWFVSTGKDNLLNAWRTPYGASIFQSKESSSVLSCDVSPDDKYIVTGSGDKKATVYEVVY, from the exons AAATGTCCTACGGCCTGAACATAGAGATGCACAAACAG GCGGAGATCGTCAAACGCCTCAGCGCCATCTGTGCTCAGATCATCCCTTTCCTCTCACAGGAG CACCAACAACAGGTGGTCCAAGCGGTGGAGAGGGCCAAGCAGGTCACCATGGCTGAGCTCAACGCCATCATCGGG cagcagcaactccaGCACCTGTCTCACCACGCTCCCGGCATCCCCCTGACACCGCACCCATCAGGCCTGTCCCTCGGCGCCGGAGGCTCGGGGCTCCTGGCCCTGACGGGGGCCCTGGGGGTGTCGGCGCACCTCGCCTCCAAAGATGAGCGCAACCACCTTGATCCCGAACACCTCAGAG AGGGAGCACCCAGTAGG AGCAAGTCCGCCTCTTCCACAGACAGCCAGCCCGCCGAGGAGCGCCAGGGCCCGTCGGGCGGCTATTCTTCCCAGGGAGGAGCCGAGGCCAAGAGGAGGCGCTGCGAGGACAAAGAGCCCCTTGCACCACACTCCTAT gacagtgatggagacaaGAGTGAAGACAATCTGGTGGTGGACGTGTCCAATGAG GAGCCCAACTCTCCTGCGGGCAGTCCTGCTCACTCCCCACACGGAAATGGGTTAGACCGAGCTCCTGGCCTGAGGAAAGAGATTCCAGGCTCTTCAAAGGCCGGCGAGGCCCCGTCCACCCCAAACCCCCGCAGTCCGACCCCAGGGAAAGCCAAGGATCCTTCACAG ATGGATAAGTCCCAGTCTCCACTGTCCAAGTCCAGCACCCCGTCCCCGTCCCACCGCGAGGCTCTCACCCCTGGAGCACCTGGTCCCAGCACCTCCTGCCTTCGTCTGGTCAGCAAAGCAGCATCCAGTGCAGATCCTCTTG cTCTCCGCAGTCCCATGTCTGTGCCCCCCGGTTCATACCCGGCTCATTTTGGCGTGGTGTCACACGCAGGGCTGAACGGGGAGCTGGCCAGCCCGGGAGGCTTCGGTGGCGCTCTGACTCTGTCCCCGCAAATCAGCGCCGCGGCCAACGCCTACTCACGCAGCCCCATG GTTGCGTATGACTCTCGGTCTCATCTGAGGGCCCCGGGACTGTCCTCTTCCCTGCCTGGTTCTTCTGGAGGAAAACC GGCTTATTCTTTCCACGTGAGTGCGGATGGACAGATGCAGCCGGTGCCCTTCCCCCCTGATGCTCTGCTGGGTCCAGGAATCCCGCGTCACGCCCGTCAGATTCACAGCCTGAACCACGGAGAGGTGGTGTGCGCCGTCACCATCAGCGCCTCGGCACGCCACGTCTACACCGGAGGGAAGGGCTGCGTCAAGGTGTGGGACATCAGCCAGCCTGGAACCAAGAGCCCCATGGCCCAGCTGGACTGTCTG AACAGAGATAACTACATCCGCTCCTGTAAAATCCTCCCGGATGGACGGACACTGATAGTTGGCGGCGAGGCCAGCACGCTGTCCATCTGGGATTTGGCCACTCCCACTCCTCGCATCAAAGCGGAGCTGACGTCGTCCGCCCCGGCCTGCTACGCGCTCGCCATCTCCCCCGACAACAAGgtctgcttctcctgctgcagcgacGGAAACATTGTTGTCTGGGACCTTCACAACCAGACTCTGGTCAg GCAGTTCCAGGGTCACACAGACGGGGCGAGCTGCATCGACATCTCCAACGATGGCACCAAACTGTGGACGGGAGGGCTGGACAACACGGTCCGCTGCTGGGACCTCCGAGAGGGacgccagctgcagcagcacgacTTTACCtcgcag aTCTTCTCTCTGGGCTACTGTCCCACGGGCGAgtggctggcggtggggatggaGAGCAGCAACGTGGAAGTCCTGCACGTGTCCAAACCCGACAAGTACCAGCTGCACCTGCACGAGAGCTGCGTCCTCTCGCTCAAGTTCGCCTACTGTG GGAAGTGGTTCGTGAGCACGGGAAAAGACAATCTGTTGAACGCCTGGAGGACGCCGTACGGGGCCAGCATTTTCCAG tCTAAGGAGTCCTCGTCTGTGCTGAGCTGCGACGTCTCACCAGATGACAAGTACATAGTGACGGGCTCCGGGGACAAGAAGGCCACAGTGTACGAGGTGGTGTACTGA
- the tle2b gene encoding transducin-like enhancer protein 4 isoform X3 produces MYPQGRHPVPLQPGQSFKFTVLETLDRIKEEFQFLQAQYHSLKLECEKLASEKTEMQRHYIMAEIVKRLSAICAQIIPFLSQEHQQQVVQAVERAKQVTMAELNAIIGQQQLQHLSHHAPGIPLTPHPSGLSLGAGGSGLLALTGALGVSAHLASKDERNHLDPEHLREGAPSRSKSASSTDSQPAEERQGPSGGYSSQGGAEAKRRRCEDKEPLAPHSYDSDGDKSEDNLVVDVSNEEPNSPAGSPAHSPHGNGLDRAPGLRKEIPGSSKAGEAPSTPNPRSPTPGKAKDPSQMDKSQSPLSKSSTPSPSHREALTPGAPGPSTSCLRLVSKAASSADPLALRSPMSVPPGSYPAHFGVVSHAGLNGELASPGGFGGALTLSPQISAAANAYSRSPMVAYDSRSHLRAPGLSSSLPGSSGGKPAYSFHVSADGQMQPVPFPPDALLGPGIPRHARQIHSLNHGEVVCAVTISASARHVYTGGKGCVKVWDISQPGTKSPMAQLDCLNRDNYIRSCKILPDGRTLIVGGEASTLSIWDLATPTPRIKAELTSSAPACYALAISPDNKVCFSCCSDGNIVVWDLHNQTLVRQFQGHTDGASCIDISNDGTKLWTGGLDNTVRCWDLREGRQLQQHDFTSQIFSLGYCPTGEWLAVGMESSNVEVLHVSKPDKYQLHLHESCVLSLKFAYCGKWFVSTGKDNLLNAWRTPYGASIFQSKESSSVLSCDVSPDDKYIVTGSGDKKATVYEVVY; encoded by the exons GCGGAGATCGTCAAACGCCTCAGCGCCATCTGTGCTCAGATCATCCCTTTCCTCTCACAGGAG CACCAACAACAGGTGGTCCAAGCGGTGGAGAGGGCCAAGCAGGTCACCATGGCTGAGCTCAACGCCATCATCGGG cagcagcaactccaGCACCTGTCTCACCACGCTCCCGGCATCCCCCTGACACCGCACCCATCAGGCCTGTCCCTCGGCGCCGGAGGCTCGGGGCTCCTGGCCCTGACGGGGGCCCTGGGGGTGTCGGCGCACCTCGCCTCCAAAGATGAGCGCAACCACCTTGATCCCGAACACCTCAGAG AGGGAGCACCCAGTAGG AGCAAGTCCGCCTCTTCCACAGACAGCCAGCCCGCCGAGGAGCGCCAGGGCCCGTCGGGCGGCTATTCTTCCCAGGGAGGAGCCGAGGCCAAGAGGAGGCGCTGCGAGGACAAAGAGCCCCTTGCACCACACTCCTAT gacagtgatggagacaaGAGTGAAGACAATCTGGTGGTGGACGTGTCCAATGAG GAGCCCAACTCTCCTGCGGGCAGTCCTGCTCACTCCCCACACGGAAATGGGTTAGACCGAGCTCCTGGCCTGAGGAAAGAGATTCCAGGCTCTTCAAAGGCCGGCGAGGCCCCGTCCACCCCAAACCCCCGCAGTCCGACCCCAGGGAAAGCCAAGGATCCTTCACAG ATGGATAAGTCCCAGTCTCCACTGTCCAAGTCCAGCACCCCGTCCCCGTCCCACCGCGAGGCTCTCACCCCTGGAGCACCTGGTCCCAGCACCTCCTGCCTTCGTCTGGTCAGCAAAGCAGCATCCAGTGCAGATCCTCTTG cTCTCCGCAGTCCCATGTCTGTGCCCCCCGGTTCATACCCGGCTCATTTTGGCGTGGTGTCACACGCAGGGCTGAACGGGGAGCTGGCCAGCCCGGGAGGCTTCGGTGGCGCTCTGACTCTGTCCCCGCAAATCAGCGCCGCGGCCAACGCCTACTCACGCAGCCCCATG GTTGCGTATGACTCTCGGTCTCATCTGAGGGCCCCGGGACTGTCCTCTTCCCTGCCTGGTTCTTCTGGAGGAAAACC GGCTTATTCTTTCCACGTGAGTGCGGATGGACAGATGCAGCCGGTGCCCTTCCCCCCTGATGCTCTGCTGGGTCCAGGAATCCCGCGTCACGCCCGTCAGATTCACAGCCTGAACCACGGAGAGGTGGTGTGCGCCGTCACCATCAGCGCCTCGGCACGCCACGTCTACACCGGAGGGAAGGGCTGCGTCAAGGTGTGGGACATCAGCCAGCCTGGAACCAAGAGCCCCATGGCCCAGCTGGACTGTCTG AACAGAGATAACTACATCCGCTCCTGTAAAATCCTCCCGGATGGACGGACACTGATAGTTGGCGGCGAGGCCAGCACGCTGTCCATCTGGGATTTGGCCACTCCCACTCCTCGCATCAAAGCGGAGCTGACGTCGTCCGCCCCGGCCTGCTACGCGCTCGCCATCTCCCCCGACAACAAGgtctgcttctcctgctgcagcgacGGAAACATTGTTGTCTGGGACCTTCACAACCAGACTCTGGTCAg GCAGTTCCAGGGTCACACAGACGGGGCGAGCTGCATCGACATCTCCAACGATGGCACCAAACTGTGGACGGGAGGGCTGGACAACACGGTCCGCTGCTGGGACCTCCGAGAGGGacgccagctgcagcagcacgacTTTACCtcgcag aTCTTCTCTCTGGGCTACTGTCCCACGGGCGAgtggctggcggtggggatggaGAGCAGCAACGTGGAAGTCCTGCACGTGTCCAAACCCGACAAGTACCAGCTGCACCTGCACGAGAGCTGCGTCCTCTCGCTCAAGTTCGCCTACTGTG GGAAGTGGTTCGTGAGCACGGGAAAAGACAATCTGTTGAACGCCTGGAGGACGCCGTACGGGGCCAGCATTTTCCAG tCTAAGGAGTCCTCGTCTGTGCTGAGCTGCGACGTCTCACCAGATGACAAGTACATAGTGACGGGCTCCGGGGACAAGAAGGCCACAGTGTACGAGGTGGTGTACTGA
- the tle2b gene encoding transducin-like enhancer protein 4 isoform X2 has product MYPQGRHPVPLQPGQSFKFTVLETLDRIKEEFQFLQAQYHSLKLECEKLASEKTEMQRHYIMYYEMSYGLNIEMHKQAEIVKRLSAICAQIIPFLSQEHQQQVVQAVERAKQVTMAELNAIIGQQLQHLSHHAPGIPLTPHPSGLSLGAGGSGLLALTGALGVSAHLASKDERNHLDPEHLREGAPSRSKSASSTDSQPAEERQGPSGGYSSQGGAEAKRRRCEDKEPLAPHSYDSDGDKSEDNLVVDVSNEEPNSPAGSPAHSPHGNGLDRAPGLRKEIPGSSKAGEAPSTPNPRSPTPGKAKDPSQMDKSQSPLSKSSTPSPSHREALTPGAPGPSTSCLRLVSKAASSADPLALRSPMSVPPGSYPAHFGVVSHAGLNGELASPGGFGGALTLSPQISAAANAYSRSPMVAYDSRSHLRAPGLSSSLPGSSGGKPAYSFHVSADGQMQPVPFPPDALLGPGIPRHARQIHSLNHGEVVCAVTISASARHVYTGGKGCVKVWDISQPGTKSPMAQLDCLNRDNYIRSCKILPDGRTLIVGGEASTLSIWDLATPTPRIKAELTSSAPACYALAISPDNKVCFSCCSDGNIVVWDLHNQTLVRQFQGHTDGASCIDISNDGTKLWTGGLDNTVRCWDLREGRQLQQHDFTSQIFSLGYCPTGEWLAVGMESSNVEVLHVSKPDKYQLHLHESCVLSLKFAYCGKWFVSTGKDNLLNAWRTPYGASIFQSKESSSVLSCDVSPDDKYIVTGSGDKKATVYEVVY; this is encoded by the exons AAATGTCCTACGGCCTGAACATAGAGATGCACAAACAG GCGGAGATCGTCAAACGCCTCAGCGCCATCTGTGCTCAGATCATCCCTTTCCTCTCACAGGAG CACCAACAACAGGTGGTCCAAGCGGTGGAGAGGGCCAAGCAGGTCACCATGGCTGAGCTCAACGCCATCATCGGG cagcaactccaGCACCTGTCTCACCACGCTCCCGGCATCCCCCTGACACCGCACCCATCAGGCCTGTCCCTCGGCGCCGGAGGCTCGGGGCTCCTGGCCCTGACGGGGGCCCTGGGGGTGTCGGCGCACCTCGCCTCCAAAGATGAGCGCAACCACCTTGATCCCGAACACCTCAGAG AGGGAGCACCCAGTAGG AGCAAGTCCGCCTCTTCCACAGACAGCCAGCCCGCCGAGGAGCGCCAGGGCCCGTCGGGCGGCTATTCTTCCCAGGGAGGAGCCGAGGCCAAGAGGAGGCGCTGCGAGGACAAAGAGCCCCTTGCACCACACTCCTAT gacagtgatggagacaaGAGTGAAGACAATCTGGTGGTGGACGTGTCCAATGAG GAGCCCAACTCTCCTGCGGGCAGTCCTGCTCACTCCCCACACGGAAATGGGTTAGACCGAGCTCCTGGCCTGAGGAAAGAGATTCCAGGCTCTTCAAAGGCCGGCGAGGCCCCGTCCACCCCAAACCCCCGCAGTCCGACCCCAGGGAAAGCCAAGGATCCTTCACAG ATGGATAAGTCCCAGTCTCCACTGTCCAAGTCCAGCACCCCGTCCCCGTCCCACCGCGAGGCTCTCACCCCTGGAGCACCTGGTCCCAGCACCTCCTGCCTTCGTCTGGTCAGCAAAGCAGCATCCAGTGCAGATCCTCTTG cTCTCCGCAGTCCCATGTCTGTGCCCCCCGGTTCATACCCGGCTCATTTTGGCGTGGTGTCACACGCAGGGCTGAACGGGGAGCTGGCCAGCCCGGGAGGCTTCGGTGGCGCTCTGACTCTGTCCCCGCAAATCAGCGCCGCGGCCAACGCCTACTCACGCAGCCCCATG GTTGCGTATGACTCTCGGTCTCATCTGAGGGCCCCGGGACTGTCCTCTTCCCTGCCTGGTTCTTCTGGAGGAAAACC GGCTTATTCTTTCCACGTGAGTGCGGATGGACAGATGCAGCCGGTGCCCTTCCCCCCTGATGCTCTGCTGGGTCCAGGAATCCCGCGTCACGCCCGTCAGATTCACAGCCTGAACCACGGAGAGGTGGTGTGCGCCGTCACCATCAGCGCCTCGGCACGCCACGTCTACACCGGAGGGAAGGGCTGCGTCAAGGTGTGGGACATCAGCCAGCCTGGAACCAAGAGCCCCATGGCCCAGCTGGACTGTCTG AACAGAGATAACTACATCCGCTCCTGTAAAATCCTCCCGGATGGACGGACACTGATAGTTGGCGGCGAGGCCAGCACGCTGTCCATCTGGGATTTGGCCACTCCCACTCCTCGCATCAAAGCGGAGCTGACGTCGTCCGCCCCGGCCTGCTACGCGCTCGCCATCTCCCCCGACAACAAGgtctgcttctcctgctgcagcgacGGAAACATTGTTGTCTGGGACCTTCACAACCAGACTCTGGTCAg GCAGTTCCAGGGTCACACAGACGGGGCGAGCTGCATCGACATCTCCAACGATGGCACCAAACTGTGGACGGGAGGGCTGGACAACACGGTCCGCTGCTGGGACCTCCGAGAGGGacgccagctgcagcagcacgacTTTACCtcgcag aTCTTCTCTCTGGGCTACTGTCCCACGGGCGAgtggctggcggtggggatggaGAGCAGCAACGTGGAAGTCCTGCACGTGTCCAAACCCGACAAGTACCAGCTGCACCTGCACGAGAGCTGCGTCCTCTCGCTCAAGTTCGCCTACTGTG GGAAGTGGTTCGTGAGCACGGGAAAAGACAATCTGTTGAACGCCTGGAGGACGCCGTACGGGGCCAGCATTTTCCAG tCTAAGGAGTCCTCGTCTGTGCTGAGCTGCGACGTCTCACCAGATGACAAGTACATAGTGACGGGCTCCGGGGACAAGAAGGCCACAGTGTACGAGGTGGTGTACTGA
- the tle2b gene encoding transducin-like enhancer protein 4 isoform X4, whose translation MYPQGRHPVPLQPGQSFKFTVLETLDRIKEEFQFLQAQYHSLKLECEKLASEKTEMQRHYIMYYEMSYGLNIEMHKQAEIVKRLSAICAQIIPFLSQEHQQQVVQAVERAKQVTMAELNAIIGQQQLQHLSHHAPGIPLTPHPSGLSLGAGGSGLLALTGALGVSAHLASKDERNHLDPEHLREGAPSRSKSASSTDSQPAEERQGPSGGYSSQGGAEAKRRRCEDKEPLAPHSYDSDGDKSEDNLVVDVSNEEPNSPAGSPAHSPHGNGLDRAPGLRKEIPGSSKAGEAPSTPNPRSPTPGKAKDPSQMDKSQSPLSKSSTPSPSHREALTPGAPGPSTSCLRLVSKAASSADPLGLNGELASPGGFGGALTLSPQISAAANAYSRSPMVAYDSRSHLRAPGLSSSLPGSSGGKPAYSFHVSADGQMQPVPFPPDALLGPGIPRHARQIHSLNHGEVVCAVTISASARHVYTGGKGCVKVWDISQPGTKSPMAQLDCLNRDNYIRSCKILPDGRTLIVGGEASTLSIWDLATPTPRIKAELTSSAPACYALAISPDNKVCFSCCSDGNIVVWDLHNQTLVRQFQGHTDGASCIDISNDGTKLWTGGLDNTVRCWDLREGRQLQQHDFTSQIFSLGYCPTGEWLAVGMESSNVEVLHVSKPDKYQLHLHESCVLSLKFAYCGKWFVSTGKDNLLNAWRTPYGASIFQSKESSSVLSCDVSPDDKYIVTGSGDKKATVYEVVY comes from the exons AAATGTCCTACGGCCTGAACATAGAGATGCACAAACAG GCGGAGATCGTCAAACGCCTCAGCGCCATCTGTGCTCAGATCATCCCTTTCCTCTCACAGGAG CACCAACAACAGGTGGTCCAAGCGGTGGAGAGGGCCAAGCAGGTCACCATGGCTGAGCTCAACGCCATCATCGGG cagcagcaactccaGCACCTGTCTCACCACGCTCCCGGCATCCCCCTGACACCGCACCCATCAGGCCTGTCCCTCGGCGCCGGAGGCTCGGGGCTCCTGGCCCTGACGGGGGCCCTGGGGGTGTCGGCGCACCTCGCCTCCAAAGATGAGCGCAACCACCTTGATCCCGAACACCTCAGAG AGGGAGCACCCAGTAGG AGCAAGTCCGCCTCTTCCACAGACAGCCAGCCCGCCGAGGAGCGCCAGGGCCCGTCGGGCGGCTATTCTTCCCAGGGAGGAGCCGAGGCCAAGAGGAGGCGCTGCGAGGACAAAGAGCCCCTTGCACCACACTCCTAT gacagtgatggagacaaGAGTGAAGACAATCTGGTGGTGGACGTGTCCAATGAG GAGCCCAACTCTCCTGCGGGCAGTCCTGCTCACTCCCCACACGGAAATGGGTTAGACCGAGCTCCTGGCCTGAGGAAAGAGATTCCAGGCTCTTCAAAGGCCGGCGAGGCCCCGTCCACCCCAAACCCCCGCAGTCCGACCCCAGGGAAAGCCAAGGATCCTTCACAG ATGGATAAGTCCCAGTCTCCACTGTCCAAGTCCAGCACCCCGTCCCCGTCCCACCGCGAGGCTCTCACCCCTGGAGCACCTGGTCCCAGCACCTCCTGCCTTCGTCTGGTCAGCAAAGCAGCATCCAGTGCAGATCCTCTTG GGCTGAACGGGGAGCTGGCCAGCCCGGGAGGCTTCGGTGGCGCTCTGACTCTGTCCCCGCAAATCAGCGCCGCGGCCAACGCCTACTCACGCAGCCCCATG GTTGCGTATGACTCTCGGTCTCATCTGAGGGCCCCGGGACTGTCCTCTTCCCTGCCTGGTTCTTCTGGAGGAAAACC GGCTTATTCTTTCCACGTGAGTGCGGATGGACAGATGCAGCCGGTGCCCTTCCCCCCTGATGCTCTGCTGGGTCCAGGAATCCCGCGTCACGCCCGTCAGATTCACAGCCTGAACCACGGAGAGGTGGTGTGCGCCGTCACCATCAGCGCCTCGGCACGCCACGTCTACACCGGAGGGAAGGGCTGCGTCAAGGTGTGGGACATCAGCCAGCCTGGAACCAAGAGCCCCATGGCCCAGCTGGACTGTCTG AACAGAGATAACTACATCCGCTCCTGTAAAATCCTCCCGGATGGACGGACACTGATAGTTGGCGGCGAGGCCAGCACGCTGTCCATCTGGGATTTGGCCACTCCCACTCCTCGCATCAAAGCGGAGCTGACGTCGTCCGCCCCGGCCTGCTACGCGCTCGCCATCTCCCCCGACAACAAGgtctgcttctcctgctgcagcgacGGAAACATTGTTGTCTGGGACCTTCACAACCAGACTCTGGTCAg GCAGTTCCAGGGTCACACAGACGGGGCGAGCTGCATCGACATCTCCAACGATGGCACCAAACTGTGGACGGGAGGGCTGGACAACACGGTCCGCTGCTGGGACCTCCGAGAGGGacgccagctgcagcagcacgacTTTACCtcgcag aTCTTCTCTCTGGGCTACTGTCCCACGGGCGAgtggctggcggtggggatggaGAGCAGCAACGTGGAAGTCCTGCACGTGTCCAAACCCGACAAGTACCAGCTGCACCTGCACGAGAGCTGCGTCCTCTCGCTCAAGTTCGCCTACTGTG GGAAGTGGTTCGTGAGCACGGGAAAAGACAATCTGTTGAACGCCTGGAGGACGCCGTACGGGGCCAGCATTTTCCAG tCTAAGGAGTCCTCGTCTGTGCTGAGCTGCGACGTCTCACCAGATGACAAGTACATAGTGACGGGCTCCGGGGACAAGAAGGCCACAGTGTACGAGGTGGTGTACTGA